The Scleropages formosus chromosome 20, fSclFor1.1, whole genome shotgun sequence genomic interval ATGCTCCAGGCTCTACTTAGCATGTCTCCTAGTGCTCTGCAAGCGtagattgtgtgtgtctgtgcggtTTTCCCCAGCAGGAGAATAGTACGAACCCAATGGCCTTTGTAGACAATGGGGtactgctgtttaaatgttgATATGCGTGTCACGTTGAGCGGCCAGCATTCCTGCGGTGCCCCTGCTGTTGTCAAACACCGGGGAGGAGTGACTAGGAATTCAGTAAAGCTTGGGGttccggggggtggggggggtttaaCTAAAGACCATACCTTTTTCCCCATTCATTTTCCACCATTCAGGCTTGTGATGTCAAGGTGCTTAGAAGTCCTCCgaaaagtgaaaattaattttctttgtatCACAGAAAATGATGTAGAACATTGCCGCTGGGTTGAAAGGGTAACTGTGTAACAGATTgcagtaaatgtaattctgtcaTCCTTGCAGGGTTATGTAAGTGGGGAAAATGGGAATAGTGTCCCATATAAAACTGAACGTTCTAAGCAGAGATGATGGAGCAAATGGAGGTGCTCCTATTATGTTAtgtgattacatttttttttttgaaagaaatgagTATTTCAATGTTTATTTACCCCCCCCTTAAAATACTTGCTTACAGCCCTTTCTACTGATACCCATAGTAAAGTGCTATATGAGGTATAGTGACATTTTGATTACAGTCGGTTCGTGTACGTAACATGTTTGCTTTCTGTCTCACTCTCAAACAGACCGCTTTAAGCTCCTTTTTCCAAGAAGCCAGCGTCCCtagccaccaccaccaccaccaccaccagatGGTAAGAGCAATTTGTTACAAAAAAGATATGGATTACACCTTCCTCTCGGCTTTCATCTGTGCTGTGGTTCCGCTGCGTTTTGCTCTATTTAGCACTGAAGAGGAATAAGTGTCGGAATGGAGTAAGCCTCGCCGGAGTCGCATTGCGCTGcggcagctgtataaacagccCCGCTCTCCTTCTGATATATGGCCCCTGATTTTGTTGCCTTTGGCTCACTCCCCATTCATTGACAAGAGCCTTGATCGTGACCCTGCGTCTGTGACGtaggccgtgtgtgtgtgcgtgcgtgcgtgcgtgtgtgtgtatgcgcgcgcGCACCCACACGTATTCTGTGTACATGCTGAAGCTCCACCTGGAGCAGTGTGCAAGTTTCTGCACAAGAGGATGAATGACAGGGCACCagtttgtctttattttggGTGCAGCCATGACATCATTCTGTCGGAGGCGCCGAGCAGgaagggaagaaggaggaggggctcCAGTGACAGGAATCTGCTGCCAGCTTTTCCCATGGCCCGCACCATCTTGTGACAAGAGTCTTAACTGCTTTGCTGCAGTCTCCTTGGGCACCAGTTAAAGGAGGAAATGGAGTGTAGAGAACAGACCAGTAGCTTGTTGTTAACCATTTAGTCTGGGTGctacttttatttttagctcactcacatttacatttttctttttctagcGTCACATTATGCAGCCCTCTTTATTGCTTTCGTTCAATGGTTTGTAATtccaaaacaaatgtatttagtTAATACAATTACAGTATGATGTTGTCACTAGTCATTTGAAGCAAGTAAGGGGTTACTGTTTCTTCTGAAAGAAGGCTATGTACAAATTCATCCATATTTGGGCTGATCCATGGCTTTTAGGGCAGAGAATCATTGATCTAGATGAAGGCATAACGCAATGTGTTTGGTTTCTGTAGTAAAACACAGGATATTGTGATGTTTCCTTCTTTCTCACAGTGAGGTGGCCAGCCTTTACATCAAGTGTATTTAGATGACTTAATGCTGCGTGGGAGAGAAGTGGTGCATTAAATGCAGCTGTGGGTTGCATTCCCCTCAACACATCTCAGTCATTTCGATTCTGGCAGCTGATGAAAGGAGGAAGAAACCCTCCTCTAAAGAAAACGGTCTTGGCAAGATGTGGGCATGTTGCCCTTTGCCGGCTGCCTCGAAACGTGAATGGTTTCTTTCACACGCGCGGGGCTGTGGAGCAGTAACTATTGCGCAGTCACACGTGCTTGTTGGTGCGAAACATGCACATCGTGATGGTGCGGGAAGGGTAGGGCCCGTAGGAACTGTTTTTACTTTCTGTCACATGATGCAGGTGCGGAACAGGCGAACGCCGTGAACTATAAGCTCAACGGGCATCCGTGCGCCGTGGTTCTGCCGGTGCTGATCAAACTGGTCGAAAAAATGCAGGCAGACCTTTAGACtgaaaactgtgtttttaaagcttttttcaaaattattggtttccatttatttattcaaattttaacTCGCACTGTATGgcttttcaaataatttcttcTGCTGATATGGAGGTTTTAAAGATTATtgtttagagctgttgccttgtaatcaaaggaccaaggttcaagtccctgctcCTGGTGTAATGCTcattaacaatgttttttttgccttgaattgattcagtaaaaattacaaagctgtataaataggtaaactgTTTTGTAAGTCgcggggcgtggtggcgcagcgggtttggccaggttccgctctctggtgagtctggggttccagtcctgcttggggtgccttgtgatggacttgtgtcctgtccagggtgtgtcccctccccctccagccctgcgcgctgtgttgccgggttaggctccggttcgccgcagccccacttgggacaagcagttttggaccgtgtgtgtgtgtgtgtgtttgtaagtcaccttggacactggcataataataattaaaaacgaaaatataacaacaataatagggCAGCCCAGCAGCATTAACTGTGCTATAGGAGGAAGACACTAGCAGCACCAGGGCTCCCACGTGTGAGTAAGCATGTGGCTCAGCTTCTCCTTGCGGCTGTTTCTCTTCctgtctcccctcccctccctccttgTGCGCCATCCCCCAAACCGCACAGACATTGTCATTGTTCTGACTCTTCCTGCAGTTTAGGCAGCCTCCACAAGGGATGCTTTACATAGCTCATGCCTTTCCTTTTGTGCCTgtagtatggatgagtgaaccgcTCAACCCATGTGgagttgctgctgctggggtgATGCTCTTCAGTTTCCGATATGTCTAAGATGAGTATGTCGCTTATCAGACCAGAACAGAGAGATAGGTCTGCAAATGACTGGTGTGATGTTCTGGTGTTTTCTCTGCACAAAACCCCTGTAGTGTCAGAGTTGAGTGAAAATGGTTTACAAAACACGGGCAAGGGCTGGGAGTCTTCCTCTTGTGAAGGAGAACTAACAGGAGCATCATTTTATAGAGCACTACAATATTAATGGTGGTGTTATGCAACTGTGCTATGAagctttcaaaataaattctgaatgtGACATCGAGCAAAATGCATCTTCTGTTTACTCttgcatttaatcatttagtaggtgcttttctccaaagtgaagtacatgCACCAAATAGAATTTATGTAGCTCACACCTTTTGTGAAAAGTGTTTCACAATGTTAGatacggggcagctggtagctgttagagcggctgcctttggacccgaagggtccaggtttgaatctcacttccagctgtattgcttttgagtgaggtacttccccttagttgctccagtaaaaaaaaaaaaaagaaaaaaaaattacccagctgtataaacgggtaaataattgtaagtagtttaacattgttgGCTGCTtgggagagaagcatcagctaaatgaataaatgtatgtagatTGGTATATCTAAACTGCCTACGGTAATGCTCAccgacacatgcacacacaaacaaaaatccCATTAGTCAAAACATCAGTTCCCAGTAATGGGTGTGGTCTCATACCTGAAGCACCAGACCAGGAGGGTAGATCAGCTCAGGCCCAGAGTAGAGTTGGTCTCACATCCACATAGACGGAactagattcaaacccatgttgaaAGCCGCAACGTAGGACcaaggttcttaaccttttccaGGCTATGGAGCCCCTTAAGAAATTGCTGAAAGAACCCTCTGCTACAAAGGTGTCcataattaaatttataaacATCATTGCACTGAATACATTTCACTGAAAGTTAGAATTATGTCATAGACAGTAATGGCATAGGATTTTCCCCCCTTTTATGTAGTTTGACAGCATTATTTTCTAAGCCTGTGCTTCACACATCCCCCATGGATGCATTGCACAATAGGTTAAAAACAGCAGCttgaggagctgtgaggcaccaggactatctgctgtgccaccgtaacATATGTCAAGATGACTTGTCTACTATTGAGTGAAGTATTTTCCTGTCCGAAATTCTGTACCATACATGGACACTAAAGCATAATGTAGAACAGGCCAACGTAGCTGTAAGGACGCACCTCGTTTCACAATAACAGGCTTCAAAATCAGCTCATGAAAATCAACTCTTGAATTCCAGCTGGGTTATAGTAGTGTTATTAAACATCAGGGTTTTTCCCTCACATTATTACTGTTTGGGTTGAACCTTCAGGATTTGGAGCTAGTAAAGGGGATGGCATTCTCTTTGGTGTACTTGTCATAGGTTGTTGGTCGGGTGCGTAGATTGCATACGTAAACGGTGACCAAATGCTGTTTTGCCTATGTGTGATGCACTTGACCTGAATAGCCACACTGCAGTGTgcatctgtataaataggcgCAGTTTTATGCtgtgtgcattgctttggataacAGAAGGTAATAAGCAGCATCACGATTTAGTTGTGAAAATGACCTCTCAGTCCTTAAAATCCTGGGCAGCAAAATGTGATTTAACTTTCAATTGCAGAACAATGTCATTTCCACTTGTGTTCTCAATGTTCCCTTTACCAGTTATGTCAGTTGAACATTGTCTCTAGGTTGCCAGGAGACAACGTCAGCAGTAATTATCTGgacgagcccccccccccccccccccccccccccccctttttttttttttttatttttttttttttttaatccatggATTTTATAATGGGAAGATGGTTTTCATAGCAGCCAAAATGTCTGGCAATTGGATGGACTTTCAGTGCAGCTTTACTTTCACTTCAGTTTGAACTGAGTCCTCTTGTTGTGATTGAGTTACACGTCACTGAATGTACAGACATTTCCcagttactttatttttaattttatttccgTTGCCTGTGTCTTGTACATTTTGTGCTTGCTCTGGTGTGAATTTGATCTGTATTGATACAGCCAGCcaataggtgtcagtaaaaaCCTCCCATTTAAAAGAGATTTCCATTATTGACCTGGAACCTACAACAGTGTGTTTCTAGATAATATTTGTAACTACAGTcaataagcaattttttttttttttttttttttttattcttaggGCCTAGTATGTTGAGGTTTCTGGACTTCAGCCTTTGATTTCTATTTCTCAATTCTGTTTGCGTGCTGTTTTGTTAATCCTGTCAATTCTCTTTTGTACAGATGTGCACACCACGCAACACTCCTGCCACACCCCCCAACTTCCCAGATGCCATCACGATGTTCTCTAAACTGCGggcctctgagtgctctggcaGCAGCACTGGTGGTCCTGGTTCTGCCAACTGTCCCGTAGCCTGCTCTCCGCCACCTCCTTCTGCTTGTGCCTCCTTCTGGGCATCCTCCCCACCAAGCCAGCAGCCTGTCTGGCTGCCTCCCTCATCACCCACAAGccaccccctgcaccaccacctCCTGCACCAGACCCCCACGTGGCCCCCTGTGTCTCAGCCGGGCACGACTCAGCAGACGCCCGTCATGTCCGCGCTgcacagccagagatgaggctTAATGGCTGCCTGAATTCGTGCAGGGGCAGGGTTCAGATGGCCAGTGGGGACAGTGGGGGACAACAGAGACCTGTAgtgcttttcccttttttttttctaataattcaCAGCAGTCTTTTGAagatttttgtcagtttttcttaTAAAATTTAGGTGCAAATATCCAAATGTGAGGAAAGACCACTACTTTTTCCCTTCCCAACTCATCAATTGAGTGCAGGGTTTACCAAATGCAGTCATAGCACCTGACCACCAGAATACTGGCTGGCAAAGACCACTTTGGGACGACAGATACATGGCATCGAAAAGCCACTCATTAAGCACTGGAAATGTGACTCCACAGCTCATCTGTGTCTGCCTGACAGGAAACTCCTAGAGCCCAAGTCCTAAAGTCTGGCCACTTGCCAACGTATTTCCACCCAGCATTCAAACGACGGGTGCCATGTAGAACCCATGGAAGCTGCTGGAATGGTCTTTCTGCTTGCAGGGTTTTGGAAACGGATTGTGTAGGTCTGGGAAGGTTTGCTGCTGGAATCATGCACACAGTGGTGACTCGTGGTTTTGGTTGTGAGGTTCGTAAAGAAAAAGCTTTTGTTTGGCTTAATAAGGAAAGCTGTGGAGTAGAAACTTACCTTTATTTTTCTGGCAAAAATGCCTGTTTAGGTTCCATGAAAAGagatgtggaatttttttttcaatgcaagATCTAGACTTGACCAATTTGGAGGGTCACACTTGAACTTTTCGAGACTTTGTGGCGATGCCTGTACCTCTGCCTGACATCCTAAAGTTGGAACGTTTTTGATTTCTGTGCAAACACATTTGGTTTAACCATTGTGAttgggggaaaaatgtcagACAAATGTAACCTTACCTGTGTGCAGTCCAAAAGGAAGCAATAGATTTATACTGTAGAGCTGAAGTCTGCTTTTTTGGTTGTTTATGGAAACAGGATCTCATGGCACAGATTTGCAAATATTTTGAGAAGGGGAGTACACCTTATTATAATTAAGTGGAGGTTGAACCGGTTCAAGTCGGTAGATGTTTGTCAGAATGCCTCACAAGTTTAATCCTGCAGTTAAGAGAAAACTCATCTGCATCATCTACCTCTGCTTGGTAGCATTTCATACAGTGTGAATGTATTGGTGGGGGCGGACACTAAGCAAGGGGTATGACTGCTCTTCCCCCCAGCTCAGTTGGATGGCCCACTGGTCCTTCTGGCCAGGTGGTCAATGGACGTTCACGCAACTCGGCATAACTGTAGCCTATGCACTGACTGAGAGTTTCAGAGAAAAGTTTGTAGTACTTACTAATAATTAATCTTCTGTTGGATTGAATCGGGGCTTAAGTGGATTTTGTACGTGAAAGAACGTCCCATTACTCTTGAGGAAATATGACGTCAATAAGAGATGCTTATAGATGGTTCTGcacccaaaaaagaaaacttttcttttttcacaaaacaatttaatttcattgactCTAGCAGTGAGTTGTGGGTTTTAAGTTTTCAGCTCAAAAGAAACACAAGTCTCAATTTAGCCAAGCCTTTTTATTGTCTGAAGATCCTTTTATAATagttgaataaaataatttgggAGAGATCatagggtggggggggctgaTGACACATTACATAACAAGTCTATCTTAGGAAACCTTGTTTTGACACCATAAGACAGCAGCGGCTTGCTGTGGTTTTTCCATTGCTGGTTGGAGCCTGACCTCAGGTTTCTTCAGGCATCAATATGCGCACACAAAACAACACAGCTAATGTCGATCTGTTGTCTTTTCTCTAACAATTAAAGTTTATAACTATTAAATACAGTATCCTTGCATTACACAGAATGTCACCTGCCCCACaagggtctttttttttccccccatttgtACTATGAAATGATCCTTTTGTTTGTCGTTTGTGTTCAGACACATATTTTGGCATGTTCGGATCTCAGTGGGCCGTGAAGTCATGTgagcagctgccacacacacccacacaccaaAGTTCTGGTCTACCACCTCAAAGCCTCCTATACTAAGCCATCATACAATCTCTGGGACATCCATTACACAGGGAcagtaatataatgtaaataatgaaccATGTAAAGTACATGTATGTATTGGACGTTTGGTCCAAACAGGATACTACACATTCATTGAGGATTGCAACGATCATTTCTTGATGTGCTGTCTtgaaaggggtaaataattcttGTGTGATGTTTGGGCGACTTGCCTTGACTTTCTTTAAATTGAGAAGTTTGGATGAAAGCAGCCTTTGGGAACTGCTGGAACAaactcattttctcatttgaaaTTTCACTTGGCATGTTGATTCTTTTGAAATGCTGGGTATCTGTGCAGACATCTCAAGTGATTTAGTTCAAGCCTTTATACATGTAGAACAATgttaaaagagagagaggcaaATTTAAACCTACTGTGATAtttcataaaaaacaaaaccccACTGTCTCAGAAGTCTGGAAGGTATCTAATagtcttttttgtaattaaCGTGCAAGTCTAAATACTGAGAGTGGAAAGATGTGGACAggtctagttt includes:
- the ubald2 gene encoding UBA-like domain-containing protein 2 isoform X2 encodes the protein MMSVNMDELRHQTALSSFFQEASVPSHHHHHHHQMMCTPRNTPATPPNFPDAITMFSKLRASECSGSSTGGPGSANCPVACSPPPPSACASFWASSPPSQQPVWLPPSSPTSHPLHHHLLHQTPTWPPVSQPGTTQQTPVMSALHSQR
- the ubald2 gene encoding UBA-like domain-containing protein 2 isoform X1, which translates into the protein MMSVNMDELRHQVMINQFVLTVGCAADQAKQLLQAAHWQFETALSSFFQEASVPSHHHHHHHQMMCTPRNTPATPPNFPDAITMFSKLRASECSGSSTGGPGSANCPVACSPPPPSACASFWASSPPSQQPVWLPPSSPTSHPLHHHLLHQTPTWPPVSQPGTTQQTPVMSALHSQR